Proteins from one Setaria italica strain Yugu1 chromosome V, Setaria_italica_v2.0, whole genome shotgun sequence genomic window:
- the LOC101776099 gene encoding receptor-like protein 12 gives MARILKFSTMAISHTSHRQQLLLSLLVHLFLPIQLSYSLGAYSNQTAMPPAKVQCHPDQASALLRLGRSFSTSDSACTLASWRAGTDCCGWEGVACAYGRVTSLDLGGCGLESAGLHPALFDLTSLRHLDLSGNSLNESELPAVGFERLTELTHLNLSYSDFAGMIPHGIRRLSKLVSLDFSNWIYLVEGDNDYFLPLGEGRWPVVEPDIGSLVANLSNLKELYLDTVDLSGNGAAWCSAFANSTPQLQVLSLRNTNLNAPICGSLSLIHSLTKVNLKYNKLFGRIPESFADLPSLSVLRLAYNLLEGPFPVRIFQNKNLTVVDISYNFKVSGLLPNFSSDSIMTDLLCSNTNFSGPIPSSISHLKSLKSLGIAATDSHQELPSSIGELRSLTALQVSGAGIVGEMPSWVANLTSLEILQFSNCGISGQVPSFIGNLKKLSTLKLYACNFSGQVPPHLFNLTNLGVINFHSNGFSGTIELSSFFKLPNLFRLNLSNNKLSILDGEYNSSWESIDNFDTVCLASCNISKLPDILRNMHSVQVLDLSNNHIHGTVPQWAWDNWIDSIILMNLSHNQFSSSIGYGSGISANMFVIDISYNLFEGPLPIPGPQTQLFDCSNNRFSSIPFNFGSDLSSISLLMASGNKLSGEIPPSVCEATSLKLLDLSNNDLLGSIPSCLMEDMNYLNVLNLRGNQLHGRLPNSLKQGCAFGALDFSDNRIEGQLPRSLVACKDLEVFDIGNNHIEDTFPCWMNVLPKLQVLVLKSNKFVGNVGPSVSEDKNSCEFINLRIFDLSSNNFSGLLRTEWLRTMKSMRTKAVNERLVMEKQYDPLGQTYQFTTAITYKGSDITFSKILRTIVVIDVSDNAFYGAIPQSIGDLVLLSAVNMSHNALNGPIPSQFGMLHQLESLDLSSNDLSGEIPQKLTSLDFLSILNLSYNKLEGRIPDSPHFLTFSNLSFLGNIGLCGLQVSKACNNMTPDIVLHQSEKLPIDIVLFLFAGLGFGVGFAIAVVLTWGISWRSLLHFNATTVSYPDNALPSIYPAASPNQLQLLRRGQVGTEPRSAGSSGRYGHASKPLSVESTSTQICMPISSS, from the coding sequence ATGGCAAGAATTCTCAAGTTCTCAACAATGGCGATCTCCCATACCAGCCACCGCCAGcagctcctcctctccttgctCGTTCACCTGTTCCTTCCGATCCAGCTCTCCTACTCCCTCGGCGCCTACAGCAACCAAACTGCCATGCCACCAGCAAAGGTCCAGTGCCATCCGGACCAGGCCTCGGCGCTGCTCCGGCTGGGGCGTTCCTTCTCCACCAGCGATTCCGCATGCACCCTCGCGTCGTGGCGTGCCGGCACCGACTGCTGCGGCTGGGAGGGCGTCGCCTGCGCTTACGGCCGCGTGACCAGCCTCGACCTCGGCGGATGCGGGCTGGAGAGTGCCGGCCTCCACCCGGCGCTTTTCGACCTGACCTCCCTGAGGCACCTGGACCTCTCCGGGAACAGCCTCAATGAGTCAGAGCTCCCGGCTGTTGGGTTTGAGCGGCTCACCGAGCTCACCCATCTCAACCTCTCCTACTCCGACTTCGCAGGCATGATACCACATGGGATACGGCGGCTCAGCAAATTGGTATCTCTGGACTTCTCTAATTGGATTTATCTTGTTGAAGGAGACAATGATTATTTCCTGCCACTTGGCGAAGGGCGGTGGCCCGTCGTAGAGCCAGACATTGGATCACTAGTCGCTAATCTTAGCAACCTGAAAGAGCTTTATCTAGACACTGTTGACCTCTCTGGAAATGGGGCAGCATGGTGCAGTGCATTTGCTAATTCCACTCCTCAGCTTCAGGTTCTCAGCCTTCGAAATACCAACCTCAATGCACCGATTTGTGGGTCCTTGTCTCTCATTCACTCATTGACCAAGGTCAACCTCAAGTATAACAAACTGTTTGGCCGAATTCCAGAGTCATTTGCTGATTTACCTTCCCTCAGTGTTCTTAGACTTGCCTATAATCTCCTTGAAGGACCGTTCCCGGTGAGGATCTTCCAAAACAAAAACTTGACAGTTGTCGATATCAGTTATAATTTCAAAGTATCAGGCTTGTTGCCCAATTTCTCATCAGATAGCATTATGACGGATCTGCTTTGCAGCAACACTAACTTCTCTGGTCCCATTCCGAGTTCTATAAGCCATCTCAAATCTTTGAAGAGTTTAGGTATCGCAGCAACAGACTCTCACCAAGAGCTTCCCTCTTCAATTGGTGAGCTCAGATCCTTGACAGCATTACAAGTTTCTGGGGCTGGTATAGTAGGAGAAATGCCATCTTGGGTCGCAAATTTAACTTCTTTGGAAATTCTGCAATTCTCGAATTGTGGCATATCTGGTCAAGTACCTTCTTTCATAGGTAACCTCAAGAAATTAAGTACATTAAAACTATATGCATGCAATTTTTCTGGTCAAGTGCCCCCACATCTGTTTAATCTAACAAATTTGGGAGTCATAAATTTTCATTCCAACGGTTTCAGTGGTACCATCGAACTCAGCTCATTCTTTAAATTGCCCAATTTATTTAGGTTGAATCTGTCAAACAACAAACTTTCCATATTAGATGGGGAGTATAATTCTTCATGGGAGTCCATCGACAATTTTGATACTGTGTGTCTAGCATCTTGTAACATATCCAAGCTCCCTGATATCTTGAGGAACATGCACTCAGTTCAAGTTCTTGACCTTTCAAACAATCACATCCATGGCACCGTACCTCAGTGGGCGTGGGATAACTGGATTGACTCGATCATCCTGATGAACTTATCACACAACCAATTTAGTAGTAGTATAGGATATGGCTCTGGCATTTCAGCTAATATGTTTGTTATTGATATCAGTTATAACCTATTTGAAGGGCCTTTACCTATACCTGGACCGCAGACCCAACTATTTGATTGCTCAAACAACCGATTCTCATCTATACCATTCAATTTTGGTTCTGACTTAAGCAGTATTTCCCTTCTCATGGCTTCTGGAAACAAGCTGTCCGGAGAAATTCCGCCATCAGTTTGTGAAGCGACAAGTCTTAAGCTCCTCGATCTCTCCAATAACGATTTGCTTGGCTCTATCCCTTCTTGTTTAATGGAGGACATGAATTACCTGAATGTATTAAATTTGAGAGGAAATCAACTTCATGGAAGATTACCAAATAGCCTAAAGCAGGGTTGTGCATTTGGGGCATTAGATTTTAGCGACAATCGGATTGAAGGACAATTACCAAGATCTTTAGTTGCTTGCAAAGACTTGGAGGTTTTCGATATCGGGAATAATCATATTGAGGATACATTTCCATGTTGGATGAATGTGCTTCCTAaacttcaagttcttgttctAAAATCCAACAAGTTTGTCGGAAATGTGGGGCCTTCTGTTTCTGAAGATAAAAATAGTTGTGAGTTTATAAATCTTCGAATTTTTGACTTGTCTTCAAATAATTTCTCAGGATTATTGCGTACTGAATGGCTTAGGACAATGAAATCCATGAGGACTAAAGCTGTCAATGAGAGGTTGGTCATGGAAAAGCAATATGATCCACTTGGCCAAACATACCAGTTCACCACTGCAATCACATACAAAGGATCTGATATcactttttctaaaatattGAGGACCATTGTAGTCATCGATGTTTCAGATAACGCATTCTATGGTGCCATTCCCCAGTCAATTGGGGACCTTGTCCTGCTCAGTGCGGTAAACATGTCACATAATGCCCTCAATGGACCAATTCCATCTCAATTTGGCATGCTACATCAACTTGAGTCCCTCGATCTATCTTCAAATGATCTTTCAGGAGAGATCCCACAAAAGTTGACATCACTTGATTTTCTTTCAATACTGAATCTATCCTACAACAAGCTGGAGGGTAGAATACCCGACTCTCCCCACTTCTTGACATTCTCTAATCTCTCATTTCTAGGGAACATTGGCCTATGTGGACTTCAAGTGTCCAAAGCATGCAACAACATGACACCTGATATTGTGCTACATCAGTCGGAGAAGTTACCAATAGATATTGTACTGTTCCTTTTTGCGGGTCTGGGATTTGGTGTCGGATTTGCAATTGCAGTTGTCCTAACGTGGGGAATCTCATGGAGATCATTGTTACATTTCAATGCCACAACAGTGAGCTACCCAGACAATGCATTGCCTTCGATCTATCCAGCTGCTTCACCTAACCAACTACAATTACTCAGAAGGGGCCAAGTAGGAACTGAACCTAGATCAGCTGGTTCGAGTGGGAGGTATGGTCATGCATCCAAACCACTTAGTGTTGAGTCCACTTCAACTCAAATTTGCatgcctatttcttcttcttaa